The genomic segment CGAAATTAAAGTAGTTTTCAAATATAATGGCAATCTATACCATGTTttaatttaagaaattttgttATCTTTTGTCATTTCAATTATCAGTTGGCCAGTATAAAATGCTAGACCGTAATAGAGTTAAACGAAATGATATTCAAATTACAATCTGTTTGTTCAATCAAAGAGTATAGAGACATCAGCAAGTTCAATATTAACTCGGCACGCTGGTTTATTTTCTGCCGCCGTTTGCGGTGATGTAATTTGTTTAGCTGACAACTCAAACAACCGGTTTGCGAGCAGCGGCTACAAAGCCAAATATCTTAAATCTTGTTTTCTTGTTACTATTCTGCTTTGGCTAGGAAAAATCTCACcgcatcatcattatcatcaacaCCACAGTAACCACACTGTACTATGGCTCACCACGGAACAAGCGCTCCAACACAGAGCCACAATTTGAGTCGTCTCACTTTCGTTTTCAGCGGCTTCTGCCCCGGCTTCTGTGGCTTTTCATTGTCAAAGTTGCATCTGCCACTTGAAGTGATATTCATTTTCGCAAATTGAGAGTGGGTGCAGTCCATCAAGTTAATGCCTCAAGTGGGTTTAATGCCCTAAATAGTATGCAGATACAATATAACAATGAAAATGCTTTAATCTGCAACTAAACTCCATCTCCATCCCTCAGCTGCCATCCCTCCCTCCCTTGCTAAGTATGTATGTCTCAGTgattaaaaacattttcgtTGACATTTCATTCAAATTTATGTCTAGGGCAAttgcaatatatatttcattataattgTTTGTTATTTGCTGTTGTCATTGTTGTGTTCAATTATTGTCCGAGCTTACATTGAGTATGTGTGTgcctctgtatgtgtgtgtgtgtgtgtgtgaagaaTAAAATTCTGTAAAACCTATTGTCTATTGACACTTGTTTACTATATTGACAccataatttaaattattttaaccAGTTATCAAATATCTAACAATATGTATACatagacatatgtacatatataattccAATAGCTAACTATTTCCAAATCTCATTTCGCACAGTCTCTATTTTGAAGACTGTCTGCAGGTGGAGTTAAGAAATTTAGCATGTACTTCTAATAATATCAGGGTTGTTTCCAACCTCCATCATGTGTCTTTTTGTGGCCAAGCAGCGACTCTTActaaagaaactaaaaaatattcatCTACTTTTATGCTTACCTCATTGTATTCTGAAATTGGTACGATGTCAATCTGTCTTTTTCAATCTCACgcctttaattaaaatttattggaATAAAACTTGGTATTTAAGCTTTTATTTGTCGAAGGTATGTTGAGTTTTCAAATTGTTCAGATTAGACAACTGTCACATATATTTAccatttaaaaacttttcaatgtTAGACATCATATCCCCCTATGTCGGTAATACTATAATTTCTATACGCTTGCTGCATTCGACCGTAATCTTTGAACTCTAGTAAAAGGAATTTTAAATAGTTATTTTTAGAGAAATTAAGGTTGCGAATGACATTTAACCATTTGATATTTGACCAATTTTGTTACACTGTCTACTATGGTCTCCAGAGAACTGCAATGAGTAATAAATTTAacggttttatttttattttgttcgaTGCGGTCCTTCGTATTAAGTGATTGAGCTGTATCGGTTTGAATCGAACGCTCACAAACTTGATTGAGAGGAACGAATCTTTTGCTTTAGCAAATCGGAGTTATCGTCTGTTTGCTCACAATCACACTTTTCGATTTTGTGTGATTGAGCGGTTCGTGCCAATATTTATCGAGTTTTTGTCAtcaccaaaacaaaaaaaataatttttctatgTTCTTGGTAAAAATGGAggataataatttaaaattcataCCAGAGCAAGTAGAAAAATAGGAACAGAGTGCGATTTGGTCGATATTGTCGGAAATTATATGGTCGGACAATACCATATTGCCAGATTTCGTATTTTGCCGTATTTTTTTAGTCACATAGTTAAACTTATTCCTTATAActgtaataattataattattagaTTATATAACTTTTAAACACATTGTTTTTTATTCAACGCATTTCAAAACCTTGAAGGGGGGTGCGGTACACAGTCATACCGCAATTCTTATCAATTTTGAATGTCAAATTCTACTCAAATCATGTGCAAGAAATCCAAAGTTAGTTTGGGTTTATTCATTTGTCTGGAATCGAATTTTACAAACGATCAAATCGGGTGAGCGTTCTAGCTACAACAATCAAGCAATTGATTCAAACCAATTGGGTTTGGCGATACCCTGAAtgattttttcgttttaagtGAGTGAGCGGAGTAAACATGTTGTAACATATGTAGTATGTTGAGCGGAATGATTGAATTTTGTTTGAGGTTTGAATGATCCTTCTCGTTGCAGTTCTCTGATGGTCACATATCTCAATGTTTGTAGTCATTTGCCAAACGAATTCCCAGTTTTTACAGGGTCTCTCCTTGCCCAAAAGTAGTAAATTCCGCCTGGGGAACTGTGGAGCTCCCTGACACAAAAGCCCAGTTAATGATTTTACGTTAATTTGAAATAgtgttttattttgcattttcgaCTTCTGAAGAAatcagaaaacaaatttttgagtTGCGCATTTCGTAGATTAATTGAATTTAGATTACGACATGACTGTGAAAGCATTCGTTCTTACTTAAGTAGTAATCATTGGGtttattaatataaataatttacttCTTTTAATTGCAGACACCAAAACGAAGTTAACATGAGCAACTAAGTGCCGGTTGAACTAACGACAGAGGAATTGAATCAAGTATTAGCAAAATCCAGTAAACGATATTAAACAGCAAAATGGGTTTTTTGGTCGATAAAAAACCGCGAATCAATCGAACACTGATATCACTTAAATTTGTGGTGTTTTTTGTAATCAGCGGTATGTTAAATTAAACcaattttatattgttttttgtgtatatCATTTTGATTTCTCTCTGTAGGTCTAACTGCTCTGCATGTTTTGCATGCCACCAAACCTCTTTTGTTGGGTCTTAATTTTTCGGAGTATCGCACAATCAGCATTTTGGCTCCATTCATATCGATCCTTGGACCTTTAATTGCTGGCCCCTGGGCTGATCGTTTGGCTGCCAAGAATCCAAATACATTTGGCCGAACATTGCGACTGCTCACGGCTCTTTTCCTGCTAATCACGGCTCTTATCTATTCCTGTCTTTTTGCCATACCCGATGTCGATCGCCGATCCGTGCACGAGTCCAAAGTGAGCTTCGGTTGCGATGCGAGCGGAGCCATTCTATTCCAGGAGCGTTGCGACAATAGCCCAAATGGCACTTGCAAGAGCTGGGATCAGAAGATGGGCAAGATAAATTTGACTGGCTGTACATACAGTTGCCAGAATCCCAATACCCATGAGAATATGTATCAAGCTTGGGTCAAGGAAGTGCCCACACCAGGTCCATCTACCGAACAAAGCTCCGAATTTGAATACGACGATGAAACGGCCAGCGCGGTAACCGAAAGTCTGAGGACCAAGCGGGACAAAGAGTTCGATCCTCTAGATCCCATGGCCGATTTGGCAGCAGATAGTGCCGGGGTGGAGACGGTCAGCTCTGAGGACCATTTGACCCGATTGGCCCGACAGATTAAGAATGCGGCAGCCGTAGCCAAGGTTTATGTCGAACCACCACATCTGTGCATCACCGAGCGCAATGAGGAAGGCCAGAATGTAGTTAAACAATGCCATGTTTACACTGAGGATACCGAAAATATTTTGGTGCAGGCAACCTTGGGCTCACCCCTACCAACACAAGTGAAGTCCGTTGAGATTGTGCAAGTCCGATACCCGATAGGAGACAACAGCACACTTGCTCCAGAGAGTGAAGAACAGAGAAAGATCAGTTCCACATCAGCAGAACATTACAATTTAACTAGAATCGTTGAGTTTTGTCAATATCCCTTGGGTAAGTGACATGGCTAAAGGAGCAATCCGTTTCCCATTGACTTACAAGATTCTATTCCCATTTTTTAGAGGGCTTCCAGTGTCACATACCCGATGACCAGGTGCTCTACATGCAGGGCAAGAAGAATAGCAGCAATTGCAAGCCAATGATCAAATGCCAAGTTATCAATCCATATCATGACGACAGTGTGCTTGCCGATAGTGAATGCAGAAACGTGAGTATGAGTCAAACAACAAAAGTCATCATTGATCTTTAGCAAATGGAACAGGGATATATCCTTGGGATATATGCTCTTATATAGGTACATAACCATTGAACTCTTTCTGTGTCCCTTTCTATCTTGCTAGACCTGCAAATTCAATTTTCGCCTTTGCCCCTTCCCCTTTGCAAGCCAATTGTCCCATAGATTTTTCATTTGGGAGTCTTCAAAAAGAAACcactttaa from the Drosophila willistoni isolate 14030-0811.24 chromosome XR unlocalized genomic scaffold, UCI_dwil_1.1 Seg105, whole genome shotgun sequence genome contains:
- the LOC6645137 gene encoding uncharacterized protein LOC6645137 yields the protein MGFLVDKKPRINRTLISLKFVVFFVISGLTALHVLHATKPLLLGLNFSEYRTISILAPFISILGPLIAGPWADRLAAKNPNTFGRTLRLLTALFLLITALIYSCLFAIPDVDRRSVHESKVSFGCDASGAILFQERCDNSPNGTCKSWDQKMGKINLTGCTYSCQNPNTHENMYQAWVKEVPTPGPSTEQSSEFEYDDETASAVTESLRTKRDKEFDPLDPMADLAADSAGVETVSSEDHLTRLARQIKNAAAVAKVYVEPPHLCITERNEEGQNVVKQCHVYTEDTENILVQATLGSPLPTQVKSVEIVQVRYPIGDNSTLAPESEEQRKISSTSAEHYNLTRIVEFCQYPLEGFQCHIPDDQVLYMQGKKNSSNCKPMIKCQVINPYHDDSVLADSECRNSTGTVKETLVGYTIIRLLGDIFPMAALTLLNTAIVIAVRETSEGRGEVCRQYVWGAIGYVVLFSPLDLFFIHNAPNQDAALAALIILIVCFVIGALILLSASQMPLSPPEWWWHTKTGMLVVPMSAIRRYSPEILVLTLVSILFGTFWSSIHSFLNWTFTDVNAICYSGLLLVLLLFFNVDKFIEYCGHSNIFIAGFAIFVIRFTALSDVDCQWLTIVMESIEPAVIGLIWITIILYMRHAMPRKLTATGQAIAVLAFFGLGKGFGALIGLAREEKNPKLEVWHCTYQWLAIIACIVALVYFIIYNLILAPRCTAKAQHSEELISGSASQNFGQSAAGGGGVGASNGNGAGNGAGASLNGNGNGSYSPLRVYHNERGKKGQFRY